The Pseudomonas allokribbensis genome has a window encoding:
- a CDS encoding glutamate/aspartate ABC transporter substrate-binding protein, translated as MRIVPHILGAAIAAALISTPVFAAELTGTLKKIKESNTITLGHRDASIPFSYIADASGKPVGYSHDIQLAIVEAIKKDLDLPNLQVKYNLVTSQTRIPLVQNGTVDVECGSTTNNVERQQQVDFSVGIFEIGTRLLSKAGSQYKDFDDLKGKNVVTTAGTTSERILKAMNADKQMGMNVISAKDHGESFQMLESGRAVAFMMDDALLAGEAAKAKKATDWAVTGTPQSYEIYGCMVRKGDEPFKKAVDDAIVSVYKSGEINKIYTKWFMSPIPPKGLNLNFPMSDELKKLIAEPTDKAADDKKA; from the coding sequence ATGCGCATCGTTCCCCATATCCTGGGCGCAGCCATTGCTGCCGCTCTGATCAGCACACCAGTTTTCGCTGCCGAACTCACCGGCACCCTTAAGAAGATCAAAGAGTCCAACACCATCACCCTGGGGCACCGCGACGCCTCCATTCCGTTTTCCTACATCGCTGACGCCTCCGGCAAACCGGTCGGCTACTCCCACGATATCCAGCTGGCCATCGTCGAAGCGATCAAGAAAGACCTGGACCTGCCAAACCTGCAGGTCAAATACAACCTCGTGACCTCGCAGACCCGTATCCCGCTGGTGCAGAACGGCACCGTGGACGTCGAGTGCGGCTCCACCACCAACAACGTCGAGCGTCAGCAACAGGTCGACTTCTCCGTCGGCATCTTCGAGATCGGTACCCGTCTGCTGTCCAAGGCCGGTTCGCAGTACAAGGATTTCGACGATCTGAAAGGCAAGAACGTCGTGACCACCGCCGGCACCACCTCCGAGCGCATCCTCAAGGCGATGAACGCCGACAAGCAGATGGGCATGAACGTCATCTCCGCCAAGGACCACGGCGAATCCTTCCAGATGCTGGAATCGGGTCGTGCCGTTGCGTTCATGATGGACGACGCGCTGCTGGCAGGCGAAGCCGCCAAGGCCAAGAAAGCCACCGACTGGGCCGTGACCGGCACTCCGCAGTCCTATGAAATCTACGGCTGCATGGTGCGCAAGGGCGACGAGCCGTTCAAAAAGGCTGTGGATGACGCCATCGTCTCCGTCTACAAGTCGGGCGAGATCAACAAGATCTACACCAAGTGGTTCATGTCGCCGATTCCGCCAAAAGGCCTGAATCTGAACTTCCCGATGAGCGACGAGCTCAAGAAGCTGATCGCCGAACCGACCGACAAAGCGGCCGACGACAAGAAAGCCTGA
- a CDS encoding amino acid ABC transporter permease encodes MNYNWDWGVFFKSTGVGSETYLDWFISGLGWTIAIAIVAWIIALLLGSLLGIMRTVPNRIVSGIATCYVELFRNVPLLVQLFIWYFLVPDMLPQNLQDWYKQDLNPTTSAYLSVVVCLGLFTAARVCEQVRTGIQALPRGQESAARAMGFKLPQIYWNVLLPQAYRIIIPPLTSEFLNVFKNSSVASLIGLMELLAQTKQTAEFSANLFEAFTLATLIYFTLNMSLMLLMRAVEKKVSVPGLISVGGK; translated from the coding sequence ATGAATTACAACTGGGACTGGGGCGTGTTCTTCAAGTCCACCGGCGTGGGCAGCGAGACCTATCTCGACTGGTTCATTTCCGGTCTGGGCTGGACCATCGCCATCGCCATCGTGGCCTGGATCATCGCCCTGCTGCTGGGCTCGCTGCTGGGCATCATGCGCACCGTGCCGAACCGCATCGTATCGGGTATCGCGACCTGCTACGTCGAACTGTTCCGTAACGTACCGCTGCTGGTTCAGCTGTTCATCTGGTACTTCCTGGTACCCGACATGCTGCCGCAGAACCTGCAGGACTGGTACAAACAAGACCTGAACCCGACCACCTCGGCCTACCTGAGCGTTGTCGTGTGCCTGGGCCTGTTCACCGCCGCCCGTGTCTGCGAACAGGTTCGCACCGGTATCCAGGCGCTGCCACGTGGCCAGGAATCCGCCGCCCGCGCCATGGGTTTCAAGCTGCCGCAGATCTATTGGAACGTGCTGCTGCCCCAGGCCTACCGGATCATCATTCCGCCGCTCACCTCGGAATTTTTGAACGTGTTCAAGAACTCCTCCGTGGCGTCCCTGATCGGCCTGATGGAACTGCTGGCGCAAACCAAACAGACCGCCGAGTTCTCGGCCAACCTGTTTGAAGCCTTCACCCTGGCGACCCTGATCTATTTCACCCTGAACATGAGCCTGATGCTGCTGATGCGCGCGGTCGAGAAGAAAGTCTCCGTGCCCGGCCTGATCTCCGTAGGGGGTAAATGA